Proteins encoded within one genomic window of Manis pentadactyla isolate mManPen7 chromosome 4, mManPen7.hap1, whole genome shotgun sequence:
- the LOC118935182 gene encoding olfactory receptor 3A2, protein MDPEAETNRTAVTEFILLGLVETENLQSAVFVLFLFAYLLTVGGNLSILAAILVEPKLHTPMYFFLGNLSALDVGCITVTVPSMLGRLLSHTRMISHEACLSQLFLFHLLAGVDCFLLTAMAYDRFLAICRPLTYSTHMSQMVQRILVAVSWACAFTNALTHTVAISTLNFCGPNVINHFYCDLPQLFQLSCSSTQVNELLLFAVGFIMAGAPLVLIITSYIHVAAAVLRIRSAEGRKKAFSTCGSHLTVVCIFFGTGMFNYMRLGSEEASDKDKGVGVFNTVINPMLNPLIYSLRNPDVQGALWRVLVGRRSLT, encoded by the coding sequence ATGGATCCAGAGGCTGAGACCAATAGGACAGCGGTTACTGAGTTCATTCTACTGGGTCTGGTggaaacagaaaacctacagtCGGCTGTCTTTGTACTCTTCCTCTTTGCCTACCTGCTCACAGTCGGGGGCAACCTCAGCATCCTGGCAGCCATCCTAGTGGAGCCCAaactccacacccccatgtacttcttcctggggAACCTGTCAGCACTGGACGTTGGCTGCATCACCGTCACGGTCCCCTCAATGTTGGGTCGCCTCCTGTCCCACACGCGTATGATTTCCCATGAAGCCTGCCTCTCCCAACTCTTCTTATTTCACCTTCTGGCAGGGGTggactgcttcctgctgacagCCATGGCCTATGACCGATTCCTGGCCATCTGCCGGCCCCTCACCTACAGCACCCACATGAGCCAGATGGTCCAAAGGATATTGGTGGCCGTGTCCTGGGCTTGCGCCTTCACCAATGCACTGACCCACACTGTAGCCATATCCACCCTCAACTTCTGTGGTCCCAATGTGATCAATCACTTCTACTGCGACCTGCCCCAGCTCTTCcagctctcctgctccagcacccAGGTCAATGAACTGCTGCTGTTTGCTGTGGGCTTCATAATGGCAGGTGCACCTTTGGTTCTCATCATTACCTCCTACATTCACGTGGCAGCTGCGGTCCTGCGCATCCGCTCTGCCGAGGGCAGGAAGAAAGCCTTCTCCACATGCGGCTCCCACCTCACGGTGGTTTGCATCTTCTTTGGGACTGGCATGTTTAACTACATGCGTCTGGGCTCAGAGGAGGCTTCAGATAAGGACAAAGGGGTTGGGGTTTTCAACACAGTTATCAACCCCATGCTGAATCCACTCATCTACAGCCTTAGAAACCCTGATGTTCAAGGTGCCCTGTGGCGGGTGCTTGTGGGGAGAAGATCACTGACCTGA
- the LOC118935183 gene encoding olfactory receptor 3A1-like, whose translation MDPGSRANGTAISEFILLGLVETPGLRPAVFVLFLFAYLLTVGGNLSILAAILVEPKLHTPMYFFLGNLSVLDIGCITVTVPSMLGRLLSHKRTVPYGACLTQLFFFHLLAGVDCFLLTAMAYDRFLAICRPLTYSTRMSQMVQRILVAVSWACAFTNALTHTVAISTLNFCGPNVINHFYCDLPQLFQLSCSSTQVNELLLFGLGILMAGAPVILIVTSYIHVAAAVLRIRSAEGRKKAFSTCGSHLTVVGIFYGTGIFSYMRLGSVEASDKDKGIGILNTVVSPMLNPLIYSLRNPDVQDALRWVLTGRRALA comes from the coding sequence ATGGATCCAGGTTCCAGGGCCAATGGAACAGCCATTTCTGAGTTCATCCTGCTGGGCTTGGTGGAGACACCAGGGCTGCGCCCGGCTGTCTTTGTACTCTTCCTCTTTGCCTACCTGCTCACAGTTGGGGGCAACCTCAGCATCCTGGCAGCCATCCTGGTGGAGCCCAagctccacacccccatgtacttcttcctggggAACCTGTCAGTGTTGGACATTGGCTGCATCACCGTCACGGTCCCCTCAATGTTGGGTCGCCTCCTGTCCCACAAGCGGACAGTTCCATACGGAGCCTGCCTCACACAGCTCTTCTTCTTCCACCTCCTGGCAGGGGTggactgcttcctgctgacagCCATGGCCTATGACCGATTCCTGGCCATCTGCCGGCCCCTCACCTACAGCACCCGCATGAGCCAGATGGTCCAGAGGATATTGGTGGCCGTGTCCTGGGCTTGTGCCTTCACCAATGCACTGACCCACACCGTAGCCATATCCACCCTCAACTTCTGTGGTCCCAATGTGATCAATCACTTCTACTGCGACCTGCCCCAGCTCTTCcagctctcctgctccagcacccAGGTCAATGAGCTGCTGCTGTTTGGTCTGGGTATCCTCATGGCAGGTGCACCTGTGATTCTCATTGTAACCTCCTATATCCATGTGGCAGCTGCGGTCCTGCGCATCCGCTCCGCCGAGGGCAGAAAGAAAGCCTTCTCCACGTGCGGCTCCCACCTCACAGTGGTGGGCATCTTCTACGGGACAGGCATCTTCAGCTACATGCGGCTGGGCTCAGTGGAGGCTTCAGACAAGGACAAGGGGATTGGCATCCTCAACACCGTCGTCAGCCCCATGCTGAACCCGCTCATCTACAGCCTCCGGAACCCTGACGTGCAGGACGCCCTGCGGTGGGTGCTCACCGGGAGGCGAGCCCTTGCATGA
- the LOC118935185 gene encoding olfactory receptor 3A1: protein MQPISGANGTAISEFILLGLVETPGLRPAVFVLFLFAYLLTVGGNLSILAAILVEPRLHTPMYFFLGNLSVLDIGCITVTVPSMLGRLLSHKRTVPYGACLTQLFFFHLLAGVDCFLLTAMAYDRFLAICRPLTYSTRMSQMVQRILVAVSWACAFTNALTHTVAISTLNFCGPNVINHFYCDLPQLFQLSCSSTQVNELLLFAVGFIMAGAPMALIVISYAYVAAAVLRIRSAEGRKKAFSTCASHLTVVGIFYGTGIFNYMRLGSAKLSDKDKAVGIFNTVINPMLNPIIYSLRNPDVQGALWQVLMGRRSLA from the coding sequence ATGCAGCCAATATCTGGGGCCAATGGAACAGCCATTTCTGAGTTCATCCTGCTGGGCTTGGTGGAGACACCAGGGCTGCGCCCAGCTGTCTTTGTACTCTTCCTCTTTGCCTACCTGCTCACAGTTGGGGGCAACCTCAGCATCCTGGCAGCCATCCTGGTGGAGCCCaggctccacacccccatgtacttcttcctggggAACCTGTCAGTGCTGGACATTGGCTGCATCACCGTCACGGTCCCCTCAATGTTGGGTCGCCTCCTGTCCCACAAGCGGACAGTTCCATACGGAGCCTGCCTCACACAGCTCTTCTTCTTCCACCTCCTGGCAGGGGTggactgcttcctgctgacagCCATGGCCTATGACCGATTCCTGGCCATCTGCCGGCCCCTCACCTACAGCACCCGCATGAGCCAGATGGTCCAGAGGATATTGGTGGCCGTGTCCTGGGCTTGCGCCTTCACCAATGCACTGACCCACACCGTAGCCATATCCACCCTCAACTTCTGTGGTCCCAATGTGATCAATCACTTCTACTGCGACCTGCCCCAGCTCTTCcagctctcctgctccagcacccAGGTCAATGAGCTGCTGCTGTTTGCTGTGGGCTTCATAATGGCAGGTGCTCCCATGGCTCTCATCGTCATCTCCTATGCCTATGTGGCAGCCGCGGTTCTGCGCATCCGCTCTGCCGAGGGCAGGAAGAAAGCCTTCTCCACGTGTGCCTCCCACCTCACGGTGGTGGGCATCTTCTACGGGACTGGTATTTTTAACTACATGCGACTAGGTTCTGCTAAGCTTTCAGACAAGGATAAAGCTGTTGGAATTTTTAACACTGTCATCAACCCCATGCTGAATCCAATTATCTACAGCCTGCGGAACCCTGACGTGCAGGGCGCCCTCTGGCAGGTGCTCATGGGGAGGAGGTCACTGGCTTGA